TCGATATAAGTTTAAGAAAGAATTAGACCGTGTTCGTACATATTCAAGTGATGATATGAGATGGTAAAACAAGTGATTGTAGAACTTGTTGTCTTACCAGAAAAAAAACCCTTCTTAAATCCCGTCAAGGCAGGAGTTTCATATGGCACCCATCATTACTGAATAAACACAATAACAAATTGCAGTGTATTCCGCTGAGGCACCATATAGAAATAGTTTGTATGTTTTGCAAAGAACAAATCAGACCAAAAATGAtctatgtttacatttttacttGGAGCTCAACATCTTGGTCTCGTTATTACCACGGTTGGTTGAGTTCGAAAACCACTGACACACCCATGGATATGTCCTGCTATCTTCTGTGCGTTCTGTTTTTATGCCTGATTAGTTAGAGTAGACTACCTGGTTGAAATATGTTGTTCTTGTTATCTATATAGAAAAGTAGATGATTGATTGCTGATGAGAGAAAAAATCCTATGTAAACAATGCACCTAAATCAAATATGGTATATAGCATCCATCAACAACCACTCACCAAGGACTCACGACTAAGAATAGAGACATATATAATTCGATAAATAAGTTGAAGAACTGTAAAAATGGTGTAAATCGCCAGGATGAATACAATCTTTAAAATTATTCTGAAAAGGCTTTGCTCATAAGATCGACAAGAAGCACACGAAACAAAAGCATTAAAAGGGAACACCTATGACAACCGCAATTAAAAGCTAGTTCGAAGCAGAttacatcaaataaataaataatcttttcTAAAACTAATATATCAATCATTCTTACCAGACGTTTTATCGTCTAAACttacgtatttggcacaactttttggaattttggttcctCCAAACATTtcagctataaaaccaggttaatccaccattttctacatttgaaaatgcctgtacaaagtccggaatatgaccgttattgtccattcgtttttgatgtattttgtcatttgattttgccatgttgtTAGGGaatttccgatttgattttcctctgagttcagtatttttgtaattttactttttatacttgttttgctttgtaactattttgatctgagtgtctctgatgagtcttaattatgtagacgaaacgcgcgtctggtgtaacAAATTATATGCCTTCATATTGCTTTTAACATATTCACTTCCTGATATTATGAGTGTGCCTCCATATTAAGACGCAACTCGGTTATTACATCAAAccatgcatatatattttggtacagaaatgaATACAATCGTTAGATCACTTCGGAAAATGCTTTACTAATGAGATCGACAAGAAAcggaaaaaaagtataaaaggaCACTACATTTAATCcgccatttatttttattggtatGCTTGTAgttgttttcttatatcaaattatttatataacacTATTTTATTATCTAGGGAAAGGAAGATAAAAGGCAAGCATGGGACTGCTTAAAAAGCTTTTTGAAGAACTTCCAGATGACGTCATCTGTACTCTCTGTAACGAAGTTTTCCTCGACCCAAGGGTTTTGCAATGCAACCACATGTTTTGCAGCGCCTGCTTAGTACGCAGAGCTACACGATTAAAGGCTGATATATGTTCAACATGCGAGACACCTTATCATGGGCCTTCTTGTAAACAAGCTGACGAGGCTTTCAAGCGAAAACTACTGAACCTTAATGCTATATGTAACTACAAATGTGGcatgaaaattaaaatggcGCAGCTACCAGAACATCTTAAAGACGAGTGTCAACAAGCACCAGTGCCGTGTCCTAATGCGATCAAAGGGTGTAAGAAAAAGGTGAAGCGGTGTGATTTGAATAAGCACATTGACGAATGCAATTTTCGAGTAGTAACTTGTGAAGCATGTGGACATGTAACTATTTTCCAAGACCTTTTCACTCaccaaagtagaaaaaaatgtctagAGCGAAAGCTAAAACAACAAGTTATAAGGGAGTTAAGACATGCTCATCAGGAAGTAATAAACCACAGGTCAAATGTCAAGAGAGATCATATACGCCTAGACATAGAACAAACCAAGAAAGTAATTCAACATGCCCGTTATCTGCAAGAACGAAAACAAAAACTCCATCAGTTACTGCTTTCACAAAACAATAATGATGCCATAAACAGTGAATCTGGAGACAGTTTTTTCTTAACCGATTTAGAAGAATTGAAAAACAAAGACACTTCATTAACATCAACTCCTGTTCACTCTAGATCTACAGTTGGATCCCAGCAGTGTGATAGATGCCTTAAGCATTTCTTCCCTGGAAAGAACCATGGAAAATCTTGCCGTTGGCATGAAGGGGTATGTATTAATatcgaaaaaagaattaattatGATCGACCATCTAACACATTGATAATTGTTAGAAAAACAAACTTAACAGTTCAAATACTACCTTCTGATACTATGTTTCGAGTTGCCGAATGACAAACCATTCAATTGTTGGTATCAGAATAAATAAATGGGACGATTTCGAAATAGATGCAAAATTAAGAATTTGTCCTATTGTGACAgttctattgtttattttaaattttaagtaaCAATaagtaaagtcacaaaaatactgaacttggaggaaaatcaattcggaaagtccataatcccatagcaaaatcaaataacaaaacgcatcaaaatcgaatggacaaaaactgtcatattcctgacttggtacaggcattttcaaatgtagaaaatggtggattaaacctgattctatagcgctaaccctctcactttaatgaaaGTCTTATCAAAtgccgttatatttacattgatgtgttagataaacaataaaatagtcaaaatatgggtacatcagtcatcatcgtttaacaattttaaaagggacaatttaacagaacacaaaaacatctaagAACTACGAATACATTGATTGATGTGAGTGTCTGGCGTCAGAAATTTTTTATACGTCatataaatttgtcgttcaatgtgcatacaaacaagtttagaatttacataggcaatgttagcatacagggtcaaaaaatcaaaagtatgaaagaataaatttcagaaatagaccgagatttaaactagtccataagttatttatagaatttataagaatccaaaaatagtcgattccactacgcgattgaatgattttgacgtttgtggttcaacgtatatagtaattcataatagaaatatatcataatgacatataataggaCAATATTTCAACAACTTTCATGTTGATATGACGGCTTTGATAAAGCCTAGCGaagataattttaattattttgtggTTGTTGGAAGAAAACTATTCATTACTCTATTGGAGTTATTGCGAGGTTTCATGCATGTGTAGAAATGTAGGTACAATGCAAAAGGTATTTTAAGATACCAAGGGGAGAATCGAAACTCATTCAGTACAAATGTGTCACATCCTGGTTCTTACACAATGATACTAGTTCTGTGATAATTCGGGTTAAGATACCACAAATTAAAtaagagaaagaaaaaacaagtaTAAACTTGTGTGTATCGTTTTCACCAACAATACATACTGAAATCACCACCACTATAAGTCTTTTATGCAAACTATTTTCTCTAACGATGGTATGAATGCAGGTGTTAATTAAGATGTATCTGTCAAAGATACCCAGAAAGTTAACACTGGCAATGTTTCATGGCTTTATgattaatttacaaataaatatacatattatcTGAATGGCATaaactttatataaaagataacgAATGGAGTACCTCACATCACCCCGGTTTTAGTGGTTTAAGTGATGCTCATTCATTAGATTTCTATGTCGTATTGTGTAGaatgttggttttctttttgttgtttttttgggtttttttagcAAGGCATTGCGAGTTTGTTTTCGCCTAATGAGTTTGACTCACACTTTGATATTCATCGCCTCTTATATTTATAACTCATCCGGagaaaatgctttaaaaaatgaGACTTTACccacgtttaaaaaaaaaaaaaaagcagataaTGTACGAATATCGAAGAGACAACTATCGGCTTGAGGGCGAGAACGCAAGCAACTGATCAAAGACGTTTTTATCACTCATGTCAATttgattatttacaattttacagtAACTGTTATAAGTGTGAGTGTGtggttttatcaatttttgaatTCGGACTGTTTTATTGAAAGATATCCCAGATGGATTCTCTTTGTAGATCTAAAACTTGTTTACatagatttaaaattttcattctttttcttttcatgcATTCTACAGCCTGTAAGTATATGTTTatcttattcaaaataagtaaTTATGAGCATCTTTATTTAGTTATGAGGTTAATTAtcttatcattttcaaattataatcctggtacctttgatgaacaatttcatttgttttattggttTCTTTAAGTATGTTTAAACTGATTTCCTGCCATTAtcaaacttatttcaaacaGATACTAGTATGCTTTGTCTGAAGTCTCATATAATGATTCAAGTAACCCATATACATTTAGAAAACAGAAGTGTATCTATAATTTTACCAAacacagatttatatattttactagaAAATTAAGCGTCTGTAATGAGAATGTGTATGAATAATACAAGTCTTGGTAAATCATTACATATGGTCTGACACCACAGTtctttcgtagtgcatttcttttagacaataaatggaattaaaaaaaaaagcatctgCGCTTTTTCAGTggtatttttacagtgtgtggTACTACTTTTGGAacaaatcatattaaatttatagaaaacttcatccgctctaactcaaaatatggacaattttatgtaacGGGGATCTTGAATTTTTTTGACAGGTTCCAAAtacctaatttttaacctttttaagatggaccaaatcactactttactttaaaatgcaTGACCCAAATTTCTTCACAGTGTAATGTCATCCACCTACTTGCTATTTGAGGcataaaaacatgaataaatacatttggaagagaaataataataaaaaaaataataggcaaataacacactgtccacactaaggaCTAAATCAAGGTACGATAACTGTACTCCCGGACCATATAACACTTGGAACTATGATATCTACAGATCAAATGTGTGTTTATACATCCAAAACACTGCCATACCTTGATTGGTTGTTGATGTTAATGCCACTAATATTAATAGCACTATTGGCTATATCGTTGCGGTCAGTTATCatttggtggaggaagccggaaTGCCCGGTGCGAACCACCGACCTAACTGTCATATTTGTCAATTAGAATCGGAGTCAAACGTATCTGCCACATGAAAGTTCGTTCTAACAACCTGAGTGTTGACAGGCTAATCATTGCTGTAGATAAACTACTTGAAATTCGGCCACTCTTCttcctaaaaaaaagaaaactgagtATGCATGTCACAATCAATCGAGGAAAAGAGGACGGAAGAATAGCTACACCATCTTATTTATCAGTCGTCATCTGTGATTCAGAAATTCCAAAACTGCCAAACACCTCATCATGGCGTCCATAAAACTTCAATACTGACAAAAGGAATTATTAGTACAATAGCTTTTTCACTTAAATAGAATGTAACCTAGCATATTATCTTGCTGGAAAAGAACATGCATATAAAACAGTTGGATTTCTAATAGTCTTTAATGTAATATTAAcgtgtatttttttcatgtgaCTCGATTTGGCGACCTATACAGAttgtaagtatatatttttttacaaaacttttataaCTTGTCTTGTGTAAATGGTTATAACCATCTTGTAAATTGTTCAAGGAAATTTCCATCTGACAAGAGAATATCACTTCAAGTGTACTCGCTGAGTAAGTTTAGTTCTTTAACAATACGGGAGACACTATAGTGATAAAGGACAGAGAGTAAGATGCTCATGAGAAAGATTgataaaagtataaagaaacCTTAAATGAAACTCTACCGTCAACATATAATACTTATGTCACAATTTTGCATTTCCATGTTCACTGAAATCTGGAATAACTTTCTATAAAGGTATATGCTGAAAAATGGTTTTGACCCAGATTTTGCGTTTGACTGAAAATGGACATATTTGTAagcgtttctgtgtgtgttacatttttaattaacgttcctttgtgtcgtttgtttcctcttatatttatgtgaattcaaattaatataagaCGTGCCAAGGTACTACTTTTCTATCTCAAATTCATGTATtaagttttgatgttatatttgttatactcATCGGACTTTGTCgaatgcttagttcgtttctgtgtgtgttacattttaatgttgggtcattgttctcttatatttaatgcgtttccttcagttttagtttgtaacccagattattttatatcgatttatgagttttgaacagcggtatactactgatgCATTCATTTGGCATTTCAAGGTGTCGTATGGACACACACTCTAACTTTTTCTTTGCACGATTTTTTTTCCAATGACCGTAAAGTAATTATCAACCAAATTGTCCCAGTAGAGTATATTGTATGAAATATTGTTATACCAAATTTAGGtaataaatcatatattttctttttcatatccTTCTCTGAACAGGTACCGGTAAGTCAATGTAACAGTAATATTATCAATCAAGCTCGAAAAATTGTGAGAAGTCCcgattggaaaaaaaacatatataacacCACTGCATCTCTTTAATACAATGATTTCGCTATAGTAAGATCTCCATCTCCTAAGCATGATGATTAAGAAGCTAACAATTATCAATTAAAACTAAGGCTTTATAATCTTTAAGAATATGTATAACTTTAAAGTTTTCGATATTTTTCTGGCTGGATACgctatttttgcaaataaaaatgGTATGCTAACTGATGTCTCTGACAACAAGaactgttattaaaatttataaaaagtctTACAAACAGTCACAAAAAGAAACtgataataatttaatatgacTGGCAGCGGCACCCAATTACTATTTGCCTATAACCTGTTATAACATCAAATGTTGAAAAGTCAAACATGACGTGCACACTTATTTAGAtgttcaatagttatcaaaggtaccaggattataatttagtacgccagacgcgcgtttcgtctacataaaactattcagtgacgctcatatcaaaatatttataaagccaaacaagtataaagttgaagagcattgaggatccaaaattccaaaaagttttgtcaaatacggctagggtaatctatgcctgggaaaagaaaatccttagtttttcggtaaattcaaagttttgtaaacaggaaatttataaaaatgactacattattgatattcctgTCAATACGTGTCCTATATCAACAATAAAGTTCTTTGGAGATACAAGAGGCAAATCACTTAAGACACGAAACACTCCTAACTgctaaaattatgaaatatctatCGAGGTCAGAATCCGTACACCAAATCAAAAACAAAGGGTGGATTTACTTAATCAACGTTggtttattgattgattggtgtttaatgccactttcatctcTTGTGTTGTTTCGTGGCGGTGaggttttgttttgtaaagGAAGCTGGAGTATCCAAAAAGAACCAAAGACCTTCGTTTAGAAAATGATAATCTAAATCAATTAAGATTTTAGTCGAACGAACTGGCACCTGTGGGATTCAAACTTACAATCTTACTCCAGACTGATGCATTCGATTACCAAGACTACTTGACCAACGAGCCACTCGATCAACGTTGAAGTTCATAGTAAAATGAATAGGAAATTGACTGgtaattttaaaagtcaaaagCATCCTCCTTAAAAGGAAACGATACAAGCTTTTGTTGTGGGAATTTGAAAATGCATAAAGTATACATTTGTGACAAAAACTTTATGATGGGTGCCACGGGTacaagtcaaatcggcacctggttaaatcgaCACCTGATCAAATCGGCACTCAGTATAGTCAAATCGGCatccaaaaatatttgatattatatatatgtataacatttactaaattttatcatcggtataaagacatcattcgtaaatatagctcaacatgcagactttttatacgttcaggtatttcacatccaattttttatggaaatattctttataaagcacaaatgtgtcagtattcacctcagaaacttacaaaacctttgaatagacttattaagaagggatataattacgatactgttgtcatgtcattaaagattgcatattttggcgttaatattgagtcactgataaggtctttgcggcggaactaaacacatttattctaaaaacagttgttggcatgacacgggttatgttcttctcatatatgttatgatggtatgatactaaacccctaacgggaaggattgtgcctgatgttcatatgatgaaatcataatctttcagtcagtttaattgaagtctggagctggcatgtcagctaactgctagtagtctgttgttattatgtattattgtcattttgtttattttctttggttacatcttctgacatcagactcggacttctcttgaactgaattttaatgtgcgtattgttatgcgtttacttttctacattggttaaaggtataggggggggggtcgagatctcacaaacatgtttaaccccgccgcatttttgcgcctgtcccaagttaggagcctctggcctttgttagtcttgtattattttaattttagtttcttgtgtacaatttggaaattagtatggcgttcattatcactgaactagtatatatttgtttaggggccagctgaaggacgcctccgggtgcgagaatttctcgctacattgaagacctgttggtgaacttctgctgttgttttttttatttggtcgggttgttgtctctttgacacattccccatttccattctcaattttataaataattttaaaatgtataaattcatGATCTATTTTGGGGTTAGTATTTTATCATGCATTACATCATTAAAAAGCATCAAGCAGTTAGAAAACATAGGttaattatttaaagttttcatAACATTCTATGACTGATGTTTTGGAAAGTTTTCTTtggtgccacatgttgagcatGGTATATTTCAGTTACACCTGAGTCCACCCCATTTTTGGTTTCATGTACATTTGTAGTTTAGCACTAgaataattttaagataaaatgtaacataaaaTTTAGTAAGGATGTCTTTTTAAATGTCTAagatttattcttttatttcatattccaTTGAATCTGACTGACGAAACAGCTTTTTGTGAGTAGTTTTAACATTCAGTTACATATCATATTTGCCAAATAccattaatatgtaaaaatatacaatacatgcaatttatttttaagaaacaaaTGTGCGATTTGTACAATTCTAAATATTATTCAACAAACatttttacagtaaaaaaaatacattttataaaattggaaATATAATCTGTAAATAATTCAAAGTCTCTCGGTGTAACAAGACTTAGTACGTGTAACTGTCTATCAATACAATGtaactgacattttttttttttttcatatgctgttctaataaattcaacaacagggggtaagtttttattcatttatgtgaactttttttcaatcatattttaacatataaaattcAACTTACGTCAAGTGAAATTTATATGCAAATCTTTTTAAGATTAAAATGGTATAATAAGTACAGAAAATGTACGAAATTTGTAAGATTTCtgaattgaatttacatatTGAGTTTGTTGAAAACAtcataaacagaaaataaaataaagaatatacaaAAAGTCAAATTGAACACAATATGCTTTCCAACAAATATGTTAATCATACAGGAGTCGTCTTATAATTCTTGTCGAAAATGTCAAGCGTCGACTATATAACAAACTAATTTAAATTCGCACAGATTTTATACATTTCCTCTGGTACGAGTCTAGTGTACATgtaattatgttttatgcaACTTGCAGTTAAGCTGTAATTGAAAATGCTAGCTCAAATTTTAaagatgaaatacaaaatgcatGTAACTAAAACTCTTGGTTATGATCCTCAAACAAAGGTTAAGGATTTGGAAGCTTAAATAATGACTTCCCAAATCAGAGGTAAAAGGGCAATACATGAACATAGTATACTAGTCGTTTATAGAGTGATCTTTATTTGATAGACAACATTGTAAACCACCGGTTAGTTTGTTCCTATAAATATTAACAGCAGGTGTGTATCGTGGTTTTAGTTTGGCATATTTTGCTTTGAATGGGTAAATTAATAGGGTCCTGGTTCAATGTTTATATTGTCTATACATCCTCATCCTCTTACCCCATTTTCCTTATGCTATTATGTGGTTGATTTGTCAAAAACTACTCGTAGAGAAACGGGAACATATAATGATCGATCCTAAATGTGAATGTTTAAAAACAGTGATTGTACGATTTTACCCGTCATGGGATTTATTCTTATCTGTTTCAAATAAGAGATAGAAGATGCCGGCATGTGATGAGGGATAACAGTTACCAGAAGTAGTCCACATACCACTTCAAACTGTAACAGTTGTTAAGTTTACAGTATATTGTTTGATTGTTAACATAGATCTATTATAtatgaatttcaatttaactcttttctttttttcatatcatcTGCTGTTCAACATAACTACCAATCAGGGTGTAAGTATTAATTATCCTCTTTCATTATATTCAGAATTTACTATTGTTTAACAGACCACCATTATCTTATCACTAAAGAACATTATTTCTCTTGGTACTATTATTTGTGGTACttttcacataaaataaaattgagaaaggaaatggggaatgtgtcaaagcgacaacaacacGACAATAGttgcagacaacagccgaaggccaccaatgggtcttcaatgtagcgaaaaactTACATGAAAGTTTGCATTTGAAACATGATATTTTAGCTTTTTTCTCATATGTTTTTACCATCTACTATATTTTACACCATAGAAATGCAAAATGATCATTCATAGGTAATAATTATACTGAAAACATTCGGTCTGATTAACTGGGTTTTAGTTTCTCCAGATTTTCTTTGagataaatttgatatttgatcaGATACAACTAATACAAATCGTTTATAacatgttgaaagttgaaaatcgaatgttgaatgttgaaaacgaatgttgaatgttaaacacGAATGTTgtatgttgaaaacgaatgttgaatgttaaacacgaatgttgaatgttgaaaacgaatgttgtaAATCGAATGTTGGAAAcgaatgttaaatgttgaaaacaaatgctGAATGTTGAAAACTAATTCTGAATGTTGAAcgaatcgaatgttgaaagttaaaaatcaaatgttgaaaacgaatcgaatgttgaaagttaaaaatcaaatgttgaaaacgaatcgaatgttgaaagttaaaaatcaaatgttgaaaacgaatcgaatgttgaaagctaacaatcaaatgttgaaaacgaatgttgaatgtagaaaatcgaatgttgaatgtagAAAATCGAATGCTGAAAACGAACGTTGAAATTGAATATTGAAccaaaatgaaatatgtaacCAAAATTGGATTCTATTTACAGACATGTCAGTTTTGTGGAAAAGTAGACTATCAGCCTGGATGCATGTCTGGATATCATGAAAGCGAATGAATTTGGTGAAACTTTGTGAGAATTGCCTCCTGTTGAAGAAAACTATTGATATCAGCATTACTTTTTCTCACTCTAGAAACTTACTTTATTTACTTACTTTATATATACCTCCTAATTGTTTGTATCTATTTATTAGTTATTGTTCATTCATATTATACACCTATATTATTGTTTAACATAGttgcaaaataataaaaaaatattaatgttattGGTACCATTATCTTTAATTTTCCAAACTCAACATGACATCAcatattgtaattatatatatgtggtCCATCTACTTAAATAACCTCATCAGACgcacgttttgtctacaaaaaactcatcagtgaagctcaaatccaaaaagtcaaaaaggccaaataaagtacggaATTTACAGATACGTTCAtaccataaaataaaattgagaatggaaatgaggaatgtgtcaaagagacaacaacccgaccaaataaaaaaaaaacagcagaaggtcaccaacaggtcttcaatgtagcgataaattcccgcacccggaggcgtccttcagctggcccctaaacaaatatatagtagttcagtgataatgaacgccatactaatttccaaattgtacacaagaaactaaaattaaaataatacaagactaacaaaggccagaggctcctgacttgggacaggcgccaaaatgcggcggggttaaacatgtttgtgagatctcaaccctccccctatacctctaaccaatgtagaaagtaaacgcataacaatacgcacattaaaattcagttcaagagaagtccgagtctggtgtcagaagatgtaaccaaagaaaataaacaaaatgacaataatacataaataacaacagactactagcagttaactgacatgccagctccagacttcaattaaactgactgaaatattacgatttcatcatatgaacatcaggcacaaaaTTTCCCATAGTCTATTTTCAGTCAGGTAACCCAATATATATCTTGATGTGCCCTGTTATTGTCttaaagttgtttattttttatgac
The genomic region above belongs to Mytilus trossulus isolate FHL-02 chromosome 7, PNRI_Mtr1.1.1.hap1, whole genome shotgun sequence and contains:
- the LOC134725851 gene encoding TNF receptor-associated factor 3-like — protein: MGLLKKLFEELPDDVICTLCNEVFLDPRVLQCNHMFCSACLVRRATRLKADICSTCETPYHGPSCKQADEAFKRKLLNLNAICNYKCGMKIKMAQLPEHLKDECQQAPVPCPNAIKGCKKKVKRCDLNKHIDECNFRVVTCEACGHVTIFQDLFTHQSRKKCLERKLKQQVIRELRHAHQEVINHRSNVKRDHIRLDIEQTKKVIQHARYLQERKQKLHQLLLSQNNNDAINSESGDSFFLTDLEELKNKDTSLTSTPVHSRSTVGSQQCDRCLKHFFPGKNHGKSCRWHEGPVSICLSYSK